Proteins found in one Etheostoma spectabile isolate EspeVRDwgs_2016 chromosome 14, UIUC_Espe_1.0, whole genome shotgun sequence genomic segment:
- the psmb12 gene encoding proteasome 20S subunit beta 12, protein MEKRCTDSQVKGVSTGTTILAATFDGGVVIGSDSRASIGGEYVSSKTINKVIQVHDRIFCCMAGSLADAQAVTKAAKFHLSFHSVQMETPPLVIAAASVLKELCYKNKDELQAGFITAGWDRKKGPQVYVVSLGGMLIHQPVTIGGSGSTYIYGYVDAKYKPDMTKEECLQFATNALALAMGRDNVSGGVAHLVVVTEAGAEHVVVPGDKLPKFHNE, encoded by the exons ATGGAGAAACGCTGCACGGACTCACAAGTCAAAGGAGTCAGCACAGGG ACCACCATCCTGGCTGCTACCTTTGATGGAGGGGTCGTGATTGGGTCTGACTCCAGGGCGTCTATTGGAGG gGAATATGTATCATCTAAGACAATCAACAAGGTGATTCAGGTTCATGACCGGATCTTCTGCTGCATGGCTGGCTCACTCGCAGATGCTCAGGCCGTCACCAAGGCTGCAAAGTTTCACCTGTCCTTCCACAG CGTCCAGATGGAGACCCCTCCGCTGGTGATTGCAGCAGCCTCTGTGCTTAAAGAACTgtgttacaaaaacaaagacgAGCTGCAGGCCGGCTTCATCACAGCCGGCTGGGACAGGAAGAAAGGACCACAG GTGTACGTCGTGTCTCTAGGTGGGATGTTGATCCATCAGCCAGTTACCATCGGTGGCTCCGGCAGCACCTACATCTACGGCTACGTCGACGCCAAATACAAACCCGACATGACCAAAGAGGAATGCCTGCAGTTTGCTACTAATG CTCTTGCTCTTGCCATGGGCAGAGACAACGTCAGCGGGGGTGTGGCTCACCTGGTGGTGGTCACAGAGGCCGGGGCGGAGCATGTGGTCGTTCCTGGTGACAAGCTGCCCAAGTTCCATAATGAGTGA
- the psmb13a gene encoding proteasome 20S subunit beta 13a: MALSNVLETPAAGFNFDNAARNAALEGLFDGGQTPKPMKTGTTIAGVVFKDGVVLGADTRATSSEVVADKMCAKIHHIAPNIYCCGAGTAADTQKTTDLLSSNLTIFSLNSGRNPRVVMAVNILQDMLYRYRGQIGANLILGGVDCTGNHLYTVGPYGSVNKVPYLSMGSGDLAALGILEDGFKPDMELEKAKELVRLAIHAGIMSDLGSGNNIDICVITRQRVDYIRPYQVSEYKDNRKTKYKYRPGTTAVLTEKVVPLKLEVVQESMQRMDTA, encoded by the exons ATGGCGCTATCAAATGTCCTCGAAACTCCTGCAGCTGGGTTTAATTTCGACAACGCAGCAAG aaATGCTGCATTAGAGGGTCTTTTTGATGGAGGACAGACACCCAAACCTATGAAAACAGGCACCACCATAGCAGGAGTGGTGTTCAAG gatggGGTGGTGCTGGGAGCAGATACAAGAGCCACCTCCAGTGAAGTGGTGGCTGACAAGATGTGCGCAAAGATCCATCACATTGCTCCAAACATATA TTGTTGTGGAGCAGGTACCGCAGCAGATACACAGAAGACCACCGATCTTCTCTCCTCCAACCTCACCATCTTCTCTCTGAACAGCGGGAGGAACCCTCGTGTCGTCATGGCCGTCAACATACTGCAGGATATGCTGTACAG GTATCGGGGCCAAATTGGAGCCAATCTTATCCTGGGAGGAGTAGATTGCACTGGGAACCACCTGTACACCGTGGGGCCTTATGGGAGCGTAAATAAGGTTCCTTACCTTTCAATGG GATCTGGTGATCTGGCTGCTCTCGGGATCCTAGAGGATGGGTTCAAACCCGACATGGAG CTGGAGAAGGCGAAGGAGCTGGTGCGTCTTGCCATCCACGCGGGCATCATGAGTGACCTCGGCTCAGGCAACAACATCGACATCTGCGTCATCACCAGACAAAGAGTGGACTACATCAGACCCTACCAGGTGTCAGAGTACAAAGACAACAG GAAAACTAAATACAAATACCGTCCAGGCACAACAGCGGTTCTCACAGAGAAAGTAGTCCCCTTAAAGCTGGAGGTTGTGCAGGAGTCCATGCAGCGGATGGATACAGCCTGA
- the psmb8a gene encoding proteasome subunit beta type-8 gives MALLQVTGFKPYSELRGQILPGQTHLFDRTNHYSFGTKTLEFAVPLGVDPSGFLKSCNREGGVSIDLNHGTTTLAFKFRHGVIVAVDSRASAGDYLASNDVNKVIEINPYLLGTMSGSAADCQYWERLLAKECRLYRLRNNQRISVAAASKLLCNMMLGYRGMGLSVGSMICGWDKEGPGLYYVDENGTRLSNYMFSTGCGRNFAYGVMDSGYREDMTVEEAYELGRRGITHATHRDAYSGGVVNMYHMQADGWIKVCKEDVSELIHRYRKGMF, from the exons ATGGCTCTTTTACAAGTAACTGGTTTTAAGCCTTATTCTGAACTCCGGGGGCAGATTCTTCCAGGACAGACGCATCTCTTCGACCGAACCAACCACTACAGTTTCGGGACCAAAACTCTAGAATTTGCTGTTCCTCTGGGTGTAGAC cCTTCCGGGTTTCTCAAATCCTGCAACCGTGAAGGAGGTGTGTCCATAGACCTGAACCACGGTACGACCACCCTGGCCTTCAAGTTCAGACACGGAGTCATCGTGGCTGTGGACTCCAGAGCCTCAGCTGGCGATTACTTAG CATCCAACGATGTCAACAAGGTCATAGAGATCAACCCGTACCTGCTGGGCACCATGTCGGGCAGCGCCGCAGACTGCCAGTACTGGGAGAGACTCCTGGCTAAAGAGTGCAG GCTGTACAGGCTGAGGAACAACCAGAGGATCTCAGTGGCCGCAGCCTCCAAGCTGCTGTGTAACATGATGCTGGGTTACAGAGGCATGGGCCTCTCTGTGGGAAGCATGATCTGTGGATGGGACAAAGag GGCCCTGGTCTGTACTACGTGGATGAGAACGGGACGCGTCTCTCCAACTACATGTTCTCTACCGGCTGTGGCAGAAATTTTGCCTACGGTGTGATGGACAGCGGTTACCGGGAAGACATGACGGTCGAGGAGGCGTATGAACTGGGCCGTCGGGGCATCACTCACGCCACACACAGGGACGCCTATTCTGGAGGCGTGGTCAACA tgtACCACATGCAGGCGGACGGCTGGATAAAGGTGTGTAAGGAAGATGTCTCAGAGTTGATCCACCGCTACAGGAAGGGAATGTTCTGA